A single genomic interval of Malania oleifera isolate guangnan ecotype guangnan chromosome 13, ASM2987363v1, whole genome shotgun sequence harbors:
- the LOC131146387 gene encoding dof zinc finger protein DOF5.6 has product MGVTSLQVCMDSSDWLQGVMNEDTGMDSSHSSPASGELLTCTRPPPPAAGLMERRLRPQHDQALKCPRCDSTHTKFCYYNNYSLSQPRYFCKTCRRYWTKGGTLRNIPVGGGCRKNKKSSSSSSAAKKSTSINHQINGAGSNTPPSLLLTSHAPTDLHLSFPADAQLSHLTTSLLGNPPAKPLDLADSKFEGINFMGQDEMGMVGEFGEHIGSSHGFGSNFNVDNFHGLCSSSTSPFGISLDGSNYNYNYGGTTSSLLDTCQRLMLPYEGYDDHHHHEDHDQNAHGHEIDVKPNAGKILALDWHEQGKDHSFGCLGSWGAGMMNPYGPSTTNPLV; this is encoded by the exons ATGGGCGTGACCTCTCTGCAAGTGTGCATGGATTCATCCGACTGGCTACAG gGTGTGATGAACGAGGACACTGGAATGGATTCCTCACATTCCTCCCCAGCTTCCGGAGAGCTGCTGACGTGTACAAGGCCGCCGCCGCCGGCTGCGGGGCTGATGGAGAGGCGGCTGCGACCTCAACACGACCAAGCCCTAAAATGCCCACGCTGTGACTCCACCCACACCAAGTTCTGCTACTATAACAACTACAGCCTCTCCCAGCCTCGCTACTTCTGCAAGACCTGCCGCCGCTACTGGACCAAAGGCGGCACCCTCCGCAACATCCCCGTCGGCGGCGGCTGCCGTAAGAACAAaaaatcctcctcctcctcctcggCCGCCAAAAAATCCACCTCCATTAACCACCAAATTAACGGCGCCGGATCGAACACACCGCCCTCGCTACTGTTGACCTCCCACGCTCCCACCGATCTCCACCTGTCCTTCCCCGCCGACGCGCAGCTTTCCCACCTCACCACTAGCCTCCTCGGGAACCCACCAGCGAAGCCCTTGGATTTAGCGGACAGCAAGTTTGAGGGGATCAATTTCATGGGTCAGGACGAAATGGGCATGGTGGGCGAGTTCGGAGAGCACATTGGTTCTTCTCACGGGTTCGGATCCAATTTCAACGTAGATAATTTTCACGGGTTGTGCTCGTCATCGACGTCTCCGTTTGGGATTTCTTTGGATGGGAGTAATTATAATTATAACTACGGTGGAACGACATCGTCTTTGCTGGATACTTGTCAGAGGTTAATGCTCCCCTACGAAGGATACGATGATCATCACCATCATGAAGATCATGATCAGAATGCTCATGGGCATGAGATCGACGTGAAGCCAAACGCCGGGAAGATCCTGGCCCTTGATTGGCATGAACAGGGGAAGGATCATTCCTTTGGGTGTCTGGGATCGTGGGGGGCTGGAATGATGAACCCTTACGGACCATCCACGACAAACCCATTAGTCTGA